From the Acinetobacter wanghuae genome, one window contains:
- a CDS encoding amino acid aminotransferase → MFQHVDHYAGDPILSLMEEFGKDERTQKVNLSIGLYYNEDNIVPQLNAIKTAYKNIEPSNDQVKLYLPMDGLKSYNQATQALVLGEDSPARRDGRAVTIQTLGGSGALKVGADFLKKYFPESDIWVSQPTWENHIAIFNGAGIQSHFYPYFDANTNGVNVAAMLECLNQLPAKSIVLLHPCCHNPTGADLVPAEWDQVIEVLKQRDLIPFLDIAYQGFGQGLEQDAYAIRALDRAGMNFIVSNSFSKIFSLYGERIGGLTFVCDDQATAQTVLGQLKATVRRIYSSPATTGALLVNNVLNDAELTAEWQAELTEMRERIIRMRHLLNEKLSQALPERDFSYLVKQQGMFSYTGLSAEQVDILKLQYGIYLVRSGRMCAAGLNLSNIDYVADSIAAVLQATA, encoded by the coding sequence ATGTTTCAACATGTAGATCATTATGCAGGTGACCCGATTCTGTCTTTGATGGAAGAATTTGGTAAAGATGAACGCACGCAAAAAGTGAATTTGAGTATTGGTCTTTATTATAACGAAGACAATATTGTTCCTCAGCTCAATGCCATAAAAACGGCATATAAAAATATTGAGCCGAGCAATGATCAGGTTAAACTTTACTTACCGATGGATGGTTTGAAGTCTTATAATCAAGCAACACAAGCCCTTGTTTTAGGTGAAGATAGTCCTGCACGTCGTGATGGACGTGCTGTAACCATTCAAACCTTAGGTGGTTCAGGCGCACTGAAAGTGGGCGCGGATTTCCTGAAAAAATATTTCCCTGAATCGGACATTTGGGTGAGCCAACCGACATGGGAAAACCACATTGCGATCTTTAATGGCGCTGGCATTCAATCTCATTTCTATCCGTACTTTGATGCCAATACCAATGGTGTCAATGTGGCAGCTATGCTTGAATGCTTAAACCAATTGCCTGCCAAGAGCATTGTATTATTGCATCCATGTTGCCATAACCCCACAGGTGCCGATTTAGTCCCTGCCGAATGGGATCAAGTGATCGAAGTCTTAAAGCAACGTGATTTAATTCCATTCCTCGATATTGCGTATCAAGGTTTTGGTCAAGGTTTAGAGCAAGATGCGTATGCAATTCGTGCTTTAGATCGTGCTGGCATGAATTTTATTGTCAGCAATTCGTTCTCTAAAATCTTCTCGCTTTATGGCGAACGCATTGGCGGTTTAACCTTTGTTTGTGATGATCAAGCGACAGCGCAAACCGTATTGGGACAATTAAAAGCGACTGTGCGCCGTATTTATTCAAGTCCAGCGACCACAGGTGCCTTACTTGTCAATAATGTGTTGAATGATGCTGAACTCACTGCAGAATGGCAGGCTGAACTGACTGAAATGCGTGAACGTATTATTCGAATGCGTCACCTTTTAAATGAAAAATTAAGCCAAGCGTTGCCTGAACGCGACTTTAGCTATTTGGTCAAACAACAAGGCATGTTTAGCTATACGGGTTTAAGTGCTGAACAAGTAGATATCTTAAAATTACAATACGGTATTTATTTGGTTCGTAGTGGTCGTATGTGTGCCGCGGGACTGAATTTAAGTAATATTGATTATGTTGCTGACTCAATTGCAGCCGTGCTTCAAGCGACAGCTTAA
- the hppD gene encoding 4-hydroxyphenylpyruvate dioxygenase, giving the protein MNKLANPLELCGFEFIEFVSQDGELDAIFQTIGFSKVAKHKSKNVYLWRQGNINIILNYQPESYAAFFFKEHGPSACAMGFRTKDAAKAFNKAVEFGAEPMYSKIGPMELNIPAIKGIGGSPIFLVDRDIYQSDFIFFDDVELNPVGAGLKEIDHLTHNVYKGRMQYWSDFYEKIFNFQEIRYFDIKGEYTGLTSKALTAPDGKIRIPLNEDSDKGNGQIAEFLNEFNGEGIQHIAFITDDLIGTWDKLKALGAQFMTPPPSTYYDMLPERLPNHGEPTEELQKRGILLDGNTEGEEKRLLLQIFSQNMLGPVFFEFIQRKDDDGFGEGNFKALFESIERDQIKRGVLDISNA; this is encoded by the coding sequence ATGAATAAGCTAGCAAACCCTTTAGAGCTCTGTGGATTTGAATTTATCGAATTCGTGTCTCAAGATGGAGAACTAGATGCAATTTTTCAAACCATTGGTTTTAGTAAAGTCGCAAAACATAAATCTAAAAATGTGTATTTATGGCGCCAAGGTAATATCAATATCATTCTCAATTATCAGCCTGAATCTTATGCTGCGTTCTTCTTTAAAGAACATGGTCCTTCAGCATGTGCAATGGGTTTTAGAACCAAAGATGCAGCAAAAGCGTTTAATAAAGCCGTCGAATTTGGTGCAGAACCAATGTATTCGAAAATTGGCCCAATGGAACTGAATATCCCAGCCATTAAAGGGATTGGTGGCTCACCGATTTTCTTAGTCGATCGTGATATTTATCAAAGTGATTTTATTTTCTTTGATGATGTAGAACTCAATCCTGTCGGTGCGGGTTTAAAAGAAATCGATCATTTGACCCATAATGTCTATAAAGGTCGTATGCAATATTGGTCAGATTTCTATGAAAAAATCTTTAACTTCCAAGAAATTCGTTATTTCGATATTAAAGGTGAATATACGGGTTTAACCTCAAAAGCCTTAACTGCCCCGGATGGTAAAATTCGTATTCCATTGAATGAAGATTCCGACAAAGGAAATGGGCAAATTGCAGAATTTCTCAATGAGTTTAATGGCGAAGGGATTCAGCACATTGCTTTTATTACCGATGATTTGATTGGCACATGGGATAAGTTAAAGGCTTTAGGTGCGCAATTTATGACGCCGCCGCCAAGCACCTATTATGATATGTTGCCTGAGCGTTTACCGAATCACGGTGAGCCGACAGAAGAATTGCAAAAACGTGGCATTTTACTTGATGGCAATACCGAAGGCGAAGAAAAGCGTCTGCTGTTACAGATTTTCTCTCAAAATATGCTCGGTCCAGTATTCTTCGAGTTTATTCAACGTAAAGATGATGATGGTTTTGGTGAAGGTAACTTTAAAGCGCTGTTTGAATCAATTGAGCGCGATCAAATCAAACGTGGCGTACTTGATATTTCCAACGCTTAA
- a CDS encoding uracil-DNA glycosylase family protein has translation MTEIAIETHPLEPFTPVHAKLLMLGSFPPAESRWKMRFYYPNYQNDMWRIFGLCFFNNKDYFLDIANKKFHQQNIRDFLNEKGIAIFDTAYQIKRLKGNASDKFLEIVTPTDLDMLLKKMPECSHIMTTGDKATDTLMLSMSLDTLKPSIGQSTETYFANRRINLHRMPSSSRAYPLKLELKAAAYRALFKEIGLL, from the coding sequence ATGACTGAAATTGCGATTGAAACGCATCCGTTAGAACCATTTACACCTGTGCATGCCAAGCTGCTTATGCTCGGTAGCTTTCCACCTGCTGAATCGCGATGGAAAATGCGCTTTTACTATCCGAATTATCAAAATGATATGTGGCGGATTTTTGGTCTTTGCTTTTTTAACAATAAAGACTACTTTTTAGATATCGCCAATAAAAAATTTCATCAACAAAATATTCGTGATTTTTTGAATGAAAAAGGCATCGCCATTTTTGATACGGCGTACCAAATTAAACGTTTAAAAGGCAATGCTTCAGATAAATTTTTAGAAATAGTCACGCCTACTGACTTAGACATGCTACTGAAGAAAATGCCTGAATGTAGCCATATCATGACAACAGGTGACAAAGCCACAGATACTTTAATGCTAAGTATGTCTTTAGATACCTTGAAGCCGAGTATTGGTCAAAGCACTGAAACTTATTTTGCCAATCGCAGGATCAACTTGCACCGTATGCCGTCTTCATCAAGAGCATATCCTTTAAAACTTGAGCTAAAAGCTGCAGCCTATCGAGCTTTATTTAAAGAAATCGGATTGCTTTAA
- a CDS encoding amino acid permease, with protein sequence MQQIEQGNLKKGLSNRHIQLIALGGSIGTGLFLGIAQTIKLAGPSVILGYAIAGLIAFLMMRQLGEMIVEEPVSGSFSHFAYKYWGKFAGFMSGWNYWVLNILVCMAELSAIGLYIHYWWPEIPTWVSALGFFIFINVINLLHVKLFGEMEFWLAIIKVVAIIAMIAFGSYLLASGSGGTQSSLQNLWELGGFFPNGVMGLVMAMAMIMFAFGGIELVGIAAAETENPQKTLPKAVNQIVYRVLLFYILSLVIILSLYPWNQMAQGGSPFVMIFDSLGSQTVATILNFVVLTAAVSVYNSTNYCTSRMLLGLAQQGNAPKFLSKINLRGIPVNAVMVSAFFTLICVLINYLFPEKAFSLLMMLVVAAIVINWVVISYTHLKFKKHMHATQTPTLFPSIAYPFSNYLCIIFMFGILVIMSQTPGMRVAVMMLPIWISILTIAYFFKNRKITNTKLALKDKIQSVPKA encoded by the coding sequence ATGCAGCAGATAGAACAAGGAAACCTGAAAAAAGGTTTAAGTAATCGACATATTCAATTGATTGCCCTCGGTGGTTCAATCGGTACTGGACTCTTTCTCGGTATTGCACAGACCATTAAATTGGCAGGTCCGTCGGTTATTTTAGGTTATGCCATTGCCGGTTTAATTGCTTTTTTAATGATGCGCCAACTCGGTGAAATGATTGTTGAAGAACCTGTAAGTGGTTCATTTAGCCATTTTGCTTATAAATACTGGGGCAAATTTGCCGGTTTTATGTCGGGATGGAACTATTGGGTCTTAAACATTTTAGTATGTATGGCAGAACTCAGTGCTATCGGACTTTATATTCACTATTGGTGGCCTGAAATCCCGACATGGGTTTCTGCACTCGGCTTCTTTATTTTCATTAATGTGATTAATTTACTTCACGTTAAATTATTTGGTGAAATGGAATTTTGGCTCGCGATTATTAAAGTTGTGGCAATTATTGCCATGATTGCCTTTGGTAGTTATTTATTGGCCAGTGGTAGCGGTGGCACACAGTCAAGTCTACAAAACCTATGGGAGTTAGGTGGCTTCTTCCCGAATGGTGTGATGGGTTTGGTCATGGCAATGGCGATGATCATGTTTGCCTTTGGCGGTATTGAACTAGTCGGCATTGCAGCTGCGGAAACTGAAAACCCGCAAAAAACTTTACCGAAAGCAGTGAACCAAATTGTATACCGCGTTCTACTCTTCTATATCTTAAGTTTAGTGATTATTTTGTCGCTTTATCCATGGAACCAAATGGCACAAGGTGGTAGTCCTTTTGTCATGATCTTTGATTCTTTGGGCAGTCAAACCGTTGCGACCATTTTAAACTTTGTGGTACTGACGGCTGCGGTCTCTGTATATAACAGTACGAATTATTGTACCAGTCGCATGCTGCTCGGCTTGGCACAACAAGGCAATGCACCGAAATTTTTAAGTAAAATTAATCTGCGTGGTATTCCAGTGAATGCCGTAATGGTATCGGCATTCTTTACTTTAATTTGTGTGTTAATCAATTACTTATTTCCAGAAAAAGCCTTTAGCTTACTGATGATGCTGGTTGTTGCCGCGATTGTGATTAATTGGGTCGTCATTTCTTATACCCATTTAAAGTTTAAAAAACATATGCATGCAACGCAGACCCCAACGCTATTTCCAAGTATTGCCTATCCGTTTAGTAACTACCTCTGCATTATTTTTATGTTTGGCATTTTAGTCATTATGAGCCAAACACCAGGTATGCGCGTTGCGGTGATGATGCTTCCGATCTGGATTTCTATTTTAACGATTGCTTATTTTTTCAAAAATCGCAAAATAACGAACACCAAATTGGCATTAAAAGATAAGATACAATCAGTTCCAAAGGCTTGA
- a CDS encoding S-(hydroxymethyl)glutathione dehydrogenase/class III alcohol dehydrogenase yields the protein MKSRAAVAFGPGQPLQIVEVDVEPPKAGEVLVKISHTGVCHTDAFTLSGEDPEGVFPAILGHEGAGVVVEVGEGVTSLKPGDHVIPLYTAECGECLFCQSGKTNLCTSVRATQGKGVMPDGTTRFSYNGQPIYHYMGCSTFSEYTVVAEVSLAKINPEANHEHVCLLGCGVTTGIGAVHNTAKVQEGDSVAVFGLGGIGLAVVQGARQAKAGRIIVIDTNADKFELAKQFGATDFLNPKDYDRPIQQVIVEMTGWGVDHSFECIGNVDVMRSALECAHRGWGQSVIIGVAGAGKEISTRPFQLVTGRKWMGTAFGGVKGRSQLPGMVEQSMKGEIQLEPFVTHTMPLERINEAFDLMHEGKSIRTVVNFKD from the coding sequence ATGAAATCACGTGCAGCCGTCGCATTTGGTCCAGGTCAGCCATTACAAATTGTTGAAGTGGATGTTGAGCCACCTAAAGCGGGTGAAGTGCTGGTTAAAATTAGTCATACAGGGGTTTGCCATACAGATGCATTTACCTTGTCAGGTGAAGATCCTGAAGGTGTATTCCCGGCAATTTTGGGGCATGAAGGTGCAGGTGTTGTGGTTGAAGTCGGTGAGGGTGTGACAAGCTTGAAGCCAGGTGATCATGTGATTCCACTTTATACAGCTGAATGTGGTGAATGCTTATTCTGTCAATCAGGTAAAACAAACCTGTGTACCTCTGTACGTGCCACTCAAGGTAAAGGTGTGATGCCAGATGGTACAACACGTTTCTCATATAATGGTCAACCAATTTATCACTATATGGGTTGTTCAACCTTCTCTGAATATACCGTTGTTGCTGAAGTTTCATTGGCAAAAATTAATCCTGAAGCGAACCATGAGCACGTGTGTTTGTTAGGTTGTGGTGTTACTACAGGCATTGGCGCAGTACATAACACTGCAAAAGTTCAAGAAGGAGACTCCGTTGCAGTCTTCGGTTTAGGTGGTATCGGTCTTGCGGTTGTGCAAGGTGCGCGTCAAGCCAAAGCGGGTCGTATTATCGTTATTGATACCAATGCCGATAAATTTGAGCTAGCGAAACAATTTGGCGCAACAGATTTCTTAAATCCAAAAGACTATGACAGACCAATCCAACAAGTGATTGTAGAAATGACAGGTTGGGGCGTTGACCATTCATTTGAATGTATTGGTAATGTTGACGTGATGCGTTCAGCACTTGAATGTGCGCACCGTGGTTGGGGACAATCCGTAATTATTGGTGTAGCAGGTGCAGGTAAAGAAATTTCAACACGTCCATTCCAATTGGTGACGGGTCGTAAGTGGATGGGTACAGCATTTGGTGGTGTGAAAGGTCGTTCACAACTTCCAGGTATGGTAGAACAATCAATGAAAGGCGAAATTCAACTTGAACCTTTCGTGACGCATACTATGCCACTTGAACGTATCAATGAAGCATTTGATTTAATGCATGAAGGTAAGTCGATTCGTACCGTCGTTAATTTTAAAGATTAA
- a CDS encoding 3-deoxy-7-phosphoheptulonate synthase, whose protein sequence is MNTVNTSKQNQTEITLAVPEQLKAQLPLSPQLAQHIAHQRQSIQDILDGKDHRLLVITGPCSIHDEKSALEYAEKLKQLQHDVSDQILLVMRAYIEKPRTTVGWKGFLYDPNLDGSSDMQLGLERSRALYLKIIEMGLPISSEILSPMATAYFDDLLSWGAIGARTSESQIHREISSHMPYSIGFKNGTDGSIQIALDAIQSASHSHQFMGLSQSGLPSILNSAGNPKAHLILRGSNTGPNYALAEIEKIKVKSQMELPALVIDCSHGNSAKDPMQQPEVLARIVAERSHSNVRGVMLESHLVDGNQKISNNMTYGQSVTDGCLGWEKTKTLLLDTADLLRVTALKRSA, encoded by the coding sequence ATGAACACTGTAAATACTTCAAAACAAAATCAAACAGAAATCACATTAGCTGTACCAGAGCAGTTGAAAGCACAATTGCCACTGTCTCCGCAATTGGCGCAACACATTGCTCATCAACGACAAAGCATCCAAGATATTTTAGATGGCAAAGATCATCGCCTGTTGGTGATTACAGGTCCATGCTCCATTCATGATGAAAAATCCGCACTTGAATACGCAGAAAAATTAAAACAATTACAACATGACGTATCTGATCAAATCTTATTGGTGATGCGTGCATATATTGAAAAACCGCGTACAACCGTTGGCTGGAAAGGTTTCCTTTACGATCCAAATCTAGATGGTTCTTCAGATATGCAATTAGGGCTAGAACGTTCACGTGCCTTGTACCTAAAAATTATTGAAATGGGTTTACCAATTTCCTCAGAAATTCTAAGTCCAATGGCAACTGCATATTTCGATGATTTATTAAGTTGGGGGGCGATTGGCGCGCGTACCAGTGAATCACAAATTCACCGTGAAATTTCAAGCCATATGCCATACAGCATTGGCTTCAAAAATGGTACGGATGGTTCGATTCAAATTGCACTTGATGCGATTCAATCTGCTTCACATTCCCATCAATTCATGGGTCTGAGCCAATCAGGTTTACCGAGTATTTTAAATTCGGCAGGTAATCCGAAGGCACATTTAATTTTACGTGGTTCAAATACCGGACCCAACTACGCCTTAGCTGAAATTGAAAAGATCAAGGTAAAATCTCAAATGGAATTACCTGCATTAGTGATTGATTGCAGCCATGGCAATAGTGCGAAAGATCCAATGCAGCAGCCAGAAGTATTGGCACGCATTGTGGCTGAACGGTCACACAGCAATGTACGCGGTGTGATGCTAGAAAGTCATTTGGTTGATGGCAATCAAAAAATATCAAACAATATGACATATGGTCAATCTGTCACAGATGGCTGTTTAGGTTGGGAAAAAACTAAAACTTTACTGCTCGATACCGCAGATTTACTTCGTGTTACAGCATTAAAACGTAGTGCGTAA
- a CDS encoding SGNH/GDSL hydrolase family protein, which translates to MLLKLSTIALLPILIIQGYQVKKKTPVLPEPQGAREGHVGTGPVLSILIVGDSAAAGVGVEHQADALSGALLEELATKFEITWKLHAKTGHDSAKIIQAVKQLEQQHYDVVVSSVGVNDVTKLMCPNQWIKKQRELYRYVEQQFTPQLIIATGVPPMDMFPALPNPLAWLFGQYAKKMNEKLAELVREKSNMQWIEYDIEQYQQLNLDMASDGFHPSKAVYALWAKAVADKITSYD; encoded by the coding sequence ATGTTATTAAAGCTCTCGACCATTGCACTGCTTCCTATTCTTATTATTCAAGGTTATCAAGTGAAGAAAAAGACACCTGTATTGCCTGAACCGCAAGGTGCACGTGAAGGGCATGTTGGAACAGGACCAGTGCTTTCCATTTTAATTGTTGGCGATTCTGCTGCTGCCGGTGTTGGGGTTGAACATCAAGCAGATGCCTTATCAGGCGCTCTTTTAGAAGAACTAGCAACAAAATTTGAAATCACATGGAAGCTGCATGCAAAAACTGGCCATGATTCTGCAAAAATCATTCAAGCCGTGAAGCAACTTGAACAACAACATTATGATGTCGTTGTTAGCTCAGTAGGGGTAAATGACGTCACTAAACTGATGTGTCCCAACCAATGGATAAAGAAACAGCGTGAACTTTATCGATATGTTGAACAGCAATTTACTCCACAATTGATCATTGCCACGGGTGTGCCACCTATGGATATGTTTCCGGCATTACCTAATCCTTTAGCTTGGTTGTTTGGTCAATATGCGAAAAAAATGAATGAAAAATTAGCAGAATTAGTCCGTGAAAAGTCGAATATGCAGTGGATAGAATATGATATTGAACAATATCAGCAACTCAATTTAGACATGGCAAGTGATGGATTTCATCCGAGTAAAGCGGTATACGCGCTATGGGCAAAAGCGGTGGCAGATAAAATTACATCGTATGATTAA
- a CDS encoding phospholipase D family protein: MTKLKFCMLTYLTCLVFLLSGCDLAANTAQKSAETKMQTEHWITQNESRQKFALGQTAYLPLFDGFMSISSRLYLINHAKYTLDLQYYIWRDDYIGNLMLSQLLSAADRGVKVRLLIDDQNGNQLDKKLSALSQHPNIEIRIFNPYYFRDFRVLDYALRFKHINHRMHNKLIVADGAVAVTGGRNISSEYFDASYQFQFTDVDIFFAGQAVKAANQSFWQFWNDPLSYQINGLISTPQNSRHLVELRKFFINARGSQKTLKKRIDMAEKELANHLEQRPIQWAKAHFVADHPNKIRNNAAKSERIYSQMLNLMGEPKHHLELVSAYFVPTQWGADYLSQRAKNGIDIRILTNSFMANDVAVVHAFYQKYRKQLLKNGVKLWEFKPYIERGERTWYERMTGNIIPAKNKNSSSLHAKFFDVDGMVFIGSFNFDPRSAYLNTEVGLVVESDQLQNEISANLNRYLPQVAYELKLNDKDEIIWLDHQKNGTVKILTHEPETTRFQRWIIHTVAKTPFEWMM, encoded by the coding sequence ATGACAAAACTGAAGTTTTGCATGCTCACTTATCTGACATGTTTAGTTTTTCTATTATCGGGGTGTGATTTAGCTGCCAACACAGCACAAAAATCCGCTGAAACAAAAATGCAGACTGAGCATTGGATTACTCAAAATGAGTCACGTCAAAAATTTGCTTTAGGACAAACGGCTTATTTACCGCTTTTTGATGGCTTTATGAGTATATCATCGCGTCTTTATTTGATTAATCATGCGAAATATACCCTCGATTTACAATATTACATTTGGCGAGATGACTATATTGGCAATTTAATGCTAAGCCAATTACTCAGTGCCGCAGATCGTGGCGTTAAAGTTCGTTTACTTATTGATGATCAAAATGGCAATCAACTCGATAAAAAATTAAGTGCTTTAAGCCAACACCCCAATATCGAAATCAGAATTTTTAATCCCTATTACTTTCGAGATTTCCGTGTACTAGATTATGCACTGCGTTTTAAACATATCAATCATCGCATGCATAATAAACTCATTGTTGCCGATGGCGCGGTTGCTGTTACAGGTGGACGTAATATTAGCAGTGAGTACTTCGATGCCAGTTATCAATTTCAGTTTACTGATGTAGATATTTTCTTTGCCGGTCAAGCGGTGAAAGCCGCCAATCAAAGCTTTTGGCAATTTTGGAATGACCCTTTAAGTTATCAAATTAATGGGCTCATCAGTACGCCGCAAAATTCACGTCATTTGGTCGAATTACGTAAGTTTTTTATAAATGCACGTGGTTCTCAAAAAACACTCAAGAAACGTATTGATATGGCTGAAAAAGAATTAGCCAATCACCTTGAACAACGACCAATACAGTGGGCAAAAGCCCATTTTGTTGCGGATCATCCCAATAAAATTCGAAATAATGCGGCAAAATCGGAGCGTATATATAGCCAAATGCTGAATTTGATGGGTGAACCGAAACATCACCTTGAATTGGTGTCTGCCTATTTTGTTCCAACCCAATGGGGTGCGGACTATTTAAGCCAACGTGCAAAAAATGGTATTGATATTCGAATTTTAACCAATTCATTTATGGCGAATGACGTAGCGGTTGTACATGCCTTTTACCAAAAATACCGTAAACAACTGCTCAAAAATGGCGTTAAGCTTTGGGAATTTAAACCTTATATTGAGCGTGGTGAGCGAACATGGTATGAGCGCATGACCGGCAATATTATTCCAGCGAAAAACAAAAACAGTTCGAGCTTACATGCGAAATTTTTTGATGTGGATGGGATGGTGTTTATTGGATCGTTTAATTTTGATCCACGCTCAGCTTATCTGAATACTGAAGTCGGTTTGGTAGTGGAATCTGATCAATTACAAAATGAAATTTCAGCCAATTTAAATCGCTATTTACCGCAAGTGGCATATGAACTCAAACTCAATGATAAAGATGAGATTATTTGGCTTGATCATCAAAAAAATGGCACAGTAAAGATACTAACTCATGAACCTGAAACGACCCGATTTCAACGTTGGATCATTCATACGGTTGCAAAAACCCCATTTGAATGGATGATGTAA
- a CDS encoding SH3 domain-containing protein, with protein MTTNKAIPPKKANTLTASNWLKSIQKQNDSLEFRTNAQQIFQQIRQQPSIEQQQNDLRENFELLSQRPLIRLQTQRLFHDYVQQQQNLEQTFSSFQTIWNEQLVIHSNTLKQIDPNYISPRFANADTSRYKQYLIQLMFILLSINPVEINAPQYLANFVEWMNGIAQAKTTAKVTLRIKPDIQSDMLIELPKHAIVNVYSDENTLWKKIRFSNDNQESFGYVMSAYLKF; from the coding sequence ATGACAACAAATAAAGCGATACCTCCAAAGAAAGCCAATACTTTAACTGCTTCGAATTGGCTCAAAAGCATTCAAAAACAGAATGATAGTCTTGAATTTCGTACCAATGCACAGCAGATTTTTCAGCAAATTCGGCAGCAACCAAGTATTGAGCAACAGCAAAATGATTTACGTGAGAACTTTGAATTGCTCTCACAGCGCCCCTTGATTCGTTTGCAAACTCAACGTTTATTTCATGATTATGTACAGCAACAGCAAAACTTAGAGCAGACATTTTCGAGTTTTCAAACCATATGGAATGAACAGCTTGTCATCCATTCAAATACGTTAAAACAAATAGATCCAAACTATATTAGCCCAAGGTTTGCCAATGCTGATACTTCGCGCTATAAGCAATATCTCATTCAGTTGATGTTTATTCTGCTGTCTATCAATCCTGTTGAAATAAATGCACCGCAATATTTGGCGAATTTTGTGGAATGGATGAATGGTATTGCCCAAGCCAAAACGACGGCAAAAGTGACGTTACGCATCAAGCCTGATATTCAAAGTGATATGCTAATTGAATTGCCTAAACATGCCATTGTGAACGTCTACTCAGATGAAAATACATTATGGAAAAAGATCCGTTTCAGCAATGACAATCAGGAAAGCTTTGGCTATGTGATGTCTGCATATTTAAAGTTTTGA
- a CDS encoding SDR family oxidoreductase, protein MAKTILITGASSGIGAGMAREFAKKGYNLAICARRMERLDALKQELESQHGIQVIAKTLDVTDYDQVFEVFRAFKADFGQLDRVIVNAGVGEGRRIGKGNFAINKATVETNFISALAQCEAAVEIFRAQNAGHLVMISSMSAMRGMPKHLTAYGASKAGVAHLAEGIRAELLHTPIKVTTIFPGYIRTEINEGAQKLPFEVDVETGSRLLAAEIEKAPVKAYVPKWPWLPLGLAMKILPLKLVNKLG, encoded by the coding sequence ATGGCAAAAACAATATTAATTACAGGCGCAAGTTCAGGCATTGGTGCGGGAATGGCACGTGAATTTGCCAAAAAGGGCTATAACCTTGCGATCTGCGCACGTCGTATGGAACGCCTTGATGCATTAAAACAAGAATTGGAAAGCCAACATGGTATTCAGGTTATTGCTAAAACTTTAGATGTCACCGATTACGATCAAGTGTTTGAGGTATTTCGTGCTTTTAAAGCAGACTTTGGTCAATTAGATCGCGTTATTGTCAATGCGGGTGTGGGGGAAGGACGTCGTATTGGTAAAGGCAACTTTGCCATTAATAAAGCCACGGTTGAAACCAACTTTATTTCTGCATTGGCACAATGTGAAGCTGCCGTAGAAATTTTCCGTGCACAAAATGCCGGACATTTAGTCATGATTTCATCCATGAGTGCCATGCGTGGTATGCCAAAGCATTTGACCGCATATGGTGCAAGTAAAGCAGGCGTTGCGCATTTAGCAGAGGGGATTCGTGCAGAATTACTGCATACACCGATCAAAGTGACGACTATTTTCCCCGGTTATATTCGTACCGAAATTAATGAAGGTGCACAAAAACTACCGTTTGAAGTCGATGTGGAAACTGGTTCGCGCTTATTGGCTGCTGAAATTGAAAAAGCGCCCGTGAAAGCCTATGTACCTAAATGGCCGTGGTTACCGCTTGGTTTAGCGATGAAAATATTACCGCTAAAACTAGTAAATAAATTAGGTTAA